In Trichlorobacter lovleyi, the DNA window CCCAGGCCGATGGAGTAGAGTAACAGCAGGACAATCCCGTGGGCGACCTTTTCTTCAGTTGCCGCAATCATCAGGATCGAGGCCAGGATTGGGCCGATGCAGGGGGTCCAGCCAGCTGCAAAGGCTAATCCAACAAGAAAACTACCCAGAAAACCTGCTGGTTTATTCTTCAGCGAGACCCGTTTCTCGCCCAGCAACCATTTCAACGGCACCAGGCCGGTGACATGAATACCGAAGACAACAATCAGGATGCCGCCAAGCTTGCGGACCAGCTCCATATGCTGCTGCAGAAACGAGCCGATATAGGTTGCCGATGCCCCAAGCAGGACAAACACCACAGTAAAGCCACTGACAAAGGCCAGCGAATGCAGCATGGTCTTTCTACGCACAACATGGGTGGGATGCTCGGCATCCAGGTCACTGAATGAAAGACCGGTGATATACGTAATATACGACGGAATAAGCGGCAGGACGCAGGGAGACAGGAAGGAAAGCAGTCCTGCGACAAAGGCACCGATATAGGTAATCTGTTGAGTTTCCATAAGGTGGCCGGCTACTTCATCAGTCCTTCAAGAAAGGCGATCACTTCAGGGCTGTTCCAGTCCAGGCCGCCAATCACCTTTTTGACAATTATACCGTTCTTGTCGATCACAAAGGTCTCAGGTACCCCGGTAATACCGTAGGTCTTGGCAACCTGTCCGCTTGGGTCGGTATAGGCAGGCAGCGAGTATTTTGAATTTTTCAAAAACTCCTGTACCGCCTGTTTGCCCCCTTCATCAACCGAAACGCAGACCATCTGAAACGGCTTACCTGCCATAAACGTGTTCAGCTTGATCATGGAAGGGATCTCTTCCCGGCAGGGAGGACACCAGGTGGCCCAGAAATTAAGCAGCACCACCTTTCCCTTCAGGGCGGCCAGGGTCAACTGCTGGTTGTCAAGCGAGACCACACTGATCTCGGGGGCCTGACTCTTCTCAGCAGGGGCCTTGGAAGGGGCGGCAGACTTGTCCTTGCTGCAACCGGCGGTAAGGGCAACAGCACAGCAAAGCAGTACCAGCAACTTTTTCATGTATGTATCCTCCAGCAGAAAAACGGGATTTGCAGCGTGAAAGAACAGCGCCAGGGGTGGTTAACGGTTGCGCGTTACCACATATTCAGCCAGATCCAGCAGTGCTGCCTTGCAGCTATTGGCAGGAAAACAGGAGAGATGTCGTGCACAGTTTGCAACACAATCACGGGCTTTTTCAACCGTGTACTCAATACCGCCGTAGCTCTGCACCAGACCTGAAACCAGGCGGAAGTCTTCGGGGGTCAGCTCGTCTTTTTCAATAATGGCGCTTACCGCCTCACGCTCTTCATCGCTGCAGCCACGCAGGGCATGGATCAGAGGCAACGTCAGCTTGCCTTCTTCAAGGTCGTGGCCGATGCTCTTGCCGAACTCCTCTTCAGAGGCCGTGTAGTCAAGGATGTCGTCCATCAGCTGGAAGGCGATCCCCAGCTCCATGCCAAAGTCTGCCAGCGCCTGTTCCTGTTCCGGAGAAACCCCGCCCAGAATGGCACCACACTGACAGGCCGCAGACAGCAGTACCGCCGTCTTGGCACGCACCACCTCGATATACTGCTGCTCGGTGAGTTCCACCTCGCCGGTATACAGCAGCTGCAGCACCTCCCCTTCAGCAATAACGGTGGTGGCCTTGGACATGACCCGCAGCACATCAAGACTGCCGGCAGCGACCATCAGGGAAAATGATTTGGAGAAAAGGAAGTCGCCGATCAGAACCGAGGCCTCGTTACCCCAGAGGGTATTGGCAGAGGCAAGTCCACGGCGCAGGGTGGCACTGTCAACAACGTCGTCATGCAGCAGGGTGGCGGTGTGGATAAACTCAACCACGCTTGCCAGAGGGATGGCCTGATTGCCTTGGTACTCACACAAACGGGCGGCCAGCAGCAGCATGGCGGGACGTATGCGCTTTCCGCCGCTGGCAAGGACATATTCGCCAACCTTGCGGATAAGCGGAACATCAGACTCAAGATCTTTTCTGAACTGTTCCTCGACCTGTTTGAGATCTTCACCAATCAGTTCTAACGCAGCCTGCATGCCTGTCCAATCCATGAATAAAGTTTACACATACTACTGAAGCGCCGCTTAATTTGTCAAAGTATTTCTGGATTTACCTGCAGAGCCGGATGCGTATAAAGTTGCTTGTATCAACGATCCGGTGTATAGCAGTCAAGACTTTCTATCCCATCTATCAACCGGAAACGACTCTATGAAATTCAGTGATCTTTCGCTCCCCGCGCAGGTGCTGCAGGGGATCCATCAGGCCGGGTTCAGTGCCTGTACGCCGATTCAGGCCCAAACGCTCCCCCTGTCACTAAGCGGCAAGGATGTTGCCGGACAGGCGCAGACCGGCACCGGCAAGACCGCTGCCTTCCTGATCACCCTCTTCACCAAGCTGCTTGCCTCACAATCCGAAACCGCCGCCGGCAGTCTGCCGCGCCCGCGGGCCCTGATTCTGGCACCGACCCGCGAGCTGGTTGTCCAGATTGAAAAAGATGCCCAGTTGCTGGGCAGCCACTGCGGCTTTAACATCCAGGCCATTTATGGCGGCGTTGATTATATGAAGCAGAAAAACGCCCTGAAAGACGGTGCAGACGTCGTTATCGGCACGCCGGGACGCCTGATCGACTACCTGAAGCAAAAGGTCTATTCCCTGAAACATATTGAGATGCTGGTGATTGACGAGGCGGACCGGATGTTCGACATGGGCTTCATCCCGGACCTGCGCTATATCCTGCGCCGGCTGCCCCCCTTTGATCAACGCCAGAATCTGATGTTTTCAGCCACCCTGAACCAGCGGGTGATGGAACTTTCCTATGAATTCATGAATGTGCCGCAGAAGGTCTCGGTCACCCCGGAAAAGATGACGGCCGAACGGGTTGAGCAGGTGCTCTATCACGTTTCCAACAAGGAAAAGTTCCCCTTGCTGCTTGGCCTGCTACGGCGTGAAGGGATGGCCCGGACCATGCTCTTTGTCAACACCAAACGGGAGGCAGAGCGGTTACAGGACCGGCTGAATGCAAACGAGTTTCCCTGCCGGGTTATTTCCGGGGATGTTGATCAACGCAAGCGGATGAATATTCTTGAACAGTTCAAGCGGGGGGAGCTGGCAATTCTGATTGCCACGGATGTTGCCTCACGGGGGCTGCATATTGACGGCGTTTCCCATGTCATCAACTACGACCTGCCGCAGGATGCCGAGGACTACGTCCACCGGATCGGCCGGACCGCACGGGCTGGGGCTGAGGGCAAGGCGATCTCGCTGGCCGATGAAGACGGGGCCTTTTATATCGAGGCGATTGAGGAGTATATCAGACACAAGGTGGCTGTAGAATGGGCTGAAGACGACCTTTTCATGCACGACTACAAGCGGCCGAAGCACCGTCCGGCGCCGGTTGCCTCAACCAAGCAGCCCCACGGGCAACGTCACAAGCCCAAAGATCAGAAAAGCACGCCACGCAAAACAGCTGCAGCCTCTCCGCCGGAAGGAGAAAAAAAGAAACGCCGCCCGCGCCGGAGAAAACCGGGGGGCAGCGCCGCTCCAAGCGAGGGGACCGTCAAAACCGACTAGCCCTGCTGGTACACCCGTTTAAAACTATCTGCCTTGAGGTACAGCAACAGAAAATACAGCGGCACCATCCAAAGCGCTGAAACCAGCAAGGCGCTGAAACCTTCCACGAGATAGGCCCACCAGGGGGGGGCAATCGATTTCACGATCCAGACGACGTACAGCCCCACCTCATAGACTGGTGCCAGCACCAGCGAGGCCATGACAACCTGCTGTACCCCTTGCATGCCCCATGTTGCGCGCTGCAGGAAACCAAACGCAGCAGACAGGACAGCCAGACCGTAGAGCAGCTTTACCCAGGGCAGAAAGCCATAGCCCCAGAAGACCTGCCAGGCCGAAACCGGCTCAACAGACTGTTCCGACAGCTGCGCCTGAATGTCGGTACCAAGGTAACCGATTACCTCCCAGCCCCCCACCAGCAGGAAAACGGCTGCCCAGACTGCCACCCCCCAGCCCACGGCAGCGACCGGATCAAAACCATTGGCAAAGCCGGCCAGGCTGATGGCCGTTTTTTCCTTCACAGCTGGCGCAGCCGGTGCTTTAGCGGCAGCCGGCAACGGCACGGCGACCACCGTGTCAGGGCGGCAGTTCCGGTTCAGCAGCTCCTGCTCCCGCTTGAGCGCCTCTTCCTCCCGTTTTTTGGCAGCCACGGTCTTAACATCCATCCCACAGTGGGGACATTCGTCAAAGACCTCTTCGCAGAACGTGCTGTAGCCGCAGGAAGGGCAGGTATTGGTGGCAAAGGCAGAGGTCGCCTTTTTACGCGGCTTCTCAACCCGAAAACTCTCCTTACAACGCGGACAGGCGAGCATCATCCCATCATCAGGGATCTCAAGGTCATTCATGGTTCCGCTTGCCTTGCAGTTGGGACACTCTATACGCACAGTAGCTACCCCACGGTAGAAATGATGAATTCTCGCACCTGTCCGGCATCTGCCTGCATCCGCACACAACGGGTCGGCAGCCCCTCCAGTCGGGCAATGGCCGGCGGAACCGGAACCGCTTCACCGGTGGCCTCAACCACAGCCTCACCGAACTTTGCCGGATGGGCCGTGGACAGACAGACCACCGGCGTATCATCCGCAACCAGTTCCTGTGCCGCCCGCACCCCTACTGCGGTGTGGGGGTCCAACAGGTAGCCGGTATCATGCTTAAACTGTCTGATGGTCTCCAGGGTTGCCTGACGATCAACCGAGGCAGACCGGAAATCCTGACGGGCCTGCTGCAGCTCTTGCTGGCTGAAGCTGATTTTCCCCTCGGTCTTGAGCTGGGCAAAGGCGGCAGAAACCCGGGCTGCATCCTGCTTGAAGAGATAAAAGAGGTAGCGCTCAAAGTTGGAGGCGACCTGAATATCCATGGATGGCGACAGGGTTTGCACCACCGTACCGACCGAGTAATCCCCCTGATTGATGAAACGGGTCAGGATATTGTTTTCATTGGTGGCCAGCAGCAGTTTTTCAACCGGCAGCCCCATCTGCTGTGCCACATAGCCGGCAAAGATATCCCCGAAATTTCCGGTGGGAACCGAGAAGACCACCTTCTGCCCCTGTTGTGCCACCCGCAGCCAGGCGTAGATATAATACACCACCTGGGCCAGCACCCGGGCCCAGTTGATTGAATTCACCGCCCCAAGCGAGTATTTCTGCTTAAACTCCAGGTCGCCCATCAGCTCCTTGACAATATCCTGGCAGTCATCGAAGGTCCCGTCCACGGCAATATTGTGGACATTTTCATCCAGCACCGACGTCATTTGCAGGGCCTGTACCGGCGAGGTCTTACCATGGGGGTGCAGGATGAAGATGCTGATGCCGGCCTTGCCCCGTACGCCATGAATGGCTGCACTGCCGGTGTCACCGGAGGTTGCCCCCACAATGGTCAGCTGCTCATGCCGCTCCTGCAGGATATACTCAAACAGGTTGCCCAGAAACTGCAGGGCAACATCTTTGAAGGCCAGGGTGACGCCGTGGAACAGCTCCAGGATATAGACGCCGTCTTTCTGCACGACCGGCGTCACCTCCGGGTGGCTGAAGGTGGCGTAAGAACGATCAATCAGAGCCCGCAGCTCACTGGCCGGTATGTCATCAACAAAACGTGAAATAATCTCGAAGGCAAGTTGCGGGTAGTTCAGAGAGCGCCAGGACTCCAGCTCTGCAGCAGAAAAGACAGGAATCGACTCCGGCAGCAAAAGGCCGCCGTCGTTGGCCAACCCCATCATAACCGCATCTTTAAAACGTACCGGCGCAATGCCGCCACGGGTACTCAGGTAACGCATGGACATTCCTTTCAGGCGGAGAGTTGAACGGTTTTATGTAACAGGTTTGGACAAAAAAAGCTAGAGGCTGACCGGTCGCAACTCTCCCGGTGAGAACAGGAAAAAGACACGAAAAATACAATATTTATAGAACTCGGAAAACAGCAGCCGGAAGGTGCCCAGATGATGCCACCACTCCTCCTTGACATTGCTGCTGTCAACCGGATAGGGGTACACCGCAACTTCCGGGGGAAGGGCGTTACGAAAGAGTATGGCCGAACGTTTCAGGTGATAGCGTGAGGTGATCAACAGCACCGAGCGGACCTTGTGTTCCACCAGGATATCCCGACCGTAAATGGCATTTTCCAGCGTATTCCGCGACAGTTTTTCCAGAACCACATTATCAGCAGACGGGTCACCGGGCTTGGGACGGTACAGGTCTGATTTTCTTACCGTCGGGTCCACCCCCACCAGAAAGAGCCAGGTTGCGCGACGCTCCCTGAAAAGCCGGACCCCCTCATCAACCCTGCCTTTACCGCCGGCCAGCACCACGATCGCATCGGCCTGCACCTGACGCGGACGGGCAGAAAAGGTCTTATAGGTAAAATCAATAAAAAGCGCTGTCACAATCAGCAGTGCCAGCATGAGCAATGACAGGAGGGCCTTAAAGATTTTCATGTCAGTATTTTTCCTTGCACCAGAGAAACGATTCTGATAAAAGAATTTGTTCAGTTAGCACGGGAGGTAAGATCCATGTCCAGAAAATGTGAAATTTGCGGTAAAGGCCCCAGCACCGGCAACAATGTGAGCCATGCCAACAACAAGACCCGTACCACCTGGTACCCTAACCTGCAGAAGGTAAAGGCCAAGGCAGCCAACGGCAGTGTGTCCACCATCAAGGTCTGCACACGCTGCATCCGTTCCGGCTCCGTTACCAAGGCTCTGTAGCCTTTCCGGTAACACCTACATTAAACAGCCGTGTGCACCCGCTTGCACACGGCTTGTTTAGTTTTGTGCGATCGCGACCGCCTCTACTTCAACCCGCGCTCCCCGCGGCAGGGCAGCAACGGCAACCGTGGCCCGGGCCGGTTTGACACCCGGGAAGTACTGGCCGTAGACCTGGTTGACAAGCGGAAAATCAGCCATATCCGTTAAATAGATTGTCGTTTTCACCACCTGGTCAAAATCGCTACCGGCGGCCTCAAGTACCCCCCGCAGATTTTCCATCACCCGCCCGGTCTCCTGCTCAACCGTACCGGTGACCATCTCACCCGATACCGGATCAAGCGGAATCTGACCGGAACAGAACAACAATCCACCTGCCACCACAGCCTGGGAATACGGACCGATCGCTGCCGGTGCCTTGTCAGTTGCTATGCTTTTCATATACTCCCCCACTCAACTACAAATTAAAGGACAGGATAACTGCTTAACTCCTCGCTCCTTAATACGTTCTTCAACTCAAACAAAAAAATTGCGAGGAAGGCCGGATACCAGGCGCACGGAGCGCAATGACCGAGACATACCAGACAGGTAGGCGAGGTTATGAGCACCGCGCAACACCGTAGACGGCCTCCGCAGCATTTTTTGCCTAGCTTTTTACCCGCTCCACCTTCATAACCCCCTTCACCTTCATCAAGGCATTCACAACCTTGTTCAGGTGAGTCAGGTCGGTCACGTTCAACTCAAAGATGTTCTCTCCACGCTTGTCGACGGTACTCTTGATCTGGGCACTGACAATATTGGCTTCGGCATTGGTGATTGCCAGCGTCATATTGGCTAGAATCCCCTTTTCATCCATACAGAAGACCCGCAGCCTGACCGGCAGTGCAGCACTCTTTCCCTTAGCCCAGGTCACATCAATCCGCCGCTCCGGATCACTCTCGGCAACAAAGGGGCAGTCGGCGGTATGAATGGTAACCCCCTGCCCGCGGGTGATGAAGCCGACAATCTCATCGCCGGGCAACGGGTTGCAGCATTTGGCATAGCGGATCATGATATCCTCCATGCCGCCGACCTCAACAGCACTGGAGGAACGGCCCTTCAACTTATTGATGACACTGGTTATGCGGGATTCTTTCTGATCCTGACGGACCTGCAGCCGCTCTTCAGGAATCAGCTTGCCGATCACCTGCCCTGCTGAAACCTTGCCATAGCCCATGGCCGCCAGCAGATCATCTTCACTGTTGAAACCATACTCGTTGGCAATCTTCCTGAGCTCCCCCCCCTTGATCACCTTCTGGAGGTTCAGGGAGTATTTGCGGAACTCCTTTTCACAGAGTTCACGCCCCAGCACGATACTGCGCTTGCGCTCCTCAATCTTGATCCAGGCCCGGATCTTGTTACGGGCGCGGGAGGAACGGACGATCTTGAGCCAGTCTTTGCTGGGCGTGTGGTGGGGGGAGGTGATCACCTCGACAATATCGCCGTTCTGCAGTTCATGTTTCAACGGTACCAGCTTGCCGTTGACCTTGGCCCCCACGCAGCGATGCCCCACATCGGTATGCACGGCGTAGGCGAAGTCGATCGGGGTGGAACCCTTGGGGAAGCCCTTCACATCCCCTTTGGGGGTAAAGACATAGACCTCCTCGGGAAACAGCTCAACCTTGACCGAGTCCATGAACTCCCGGGAGTCCTGTAACTCCTGCTGCCACTCCAACAGCTGGCGCAGCCAGGCAAAACGCTTGACCTCTTTTTCGTCGTAGCCCTTGCCTTCCTTGTACTTCCAGTGGGCCGCAATCCCTGCCTCAGCCACCCGGTGCATCTCATGGGTGCGGATCTGCACCTCCATCCGGTCGCCATGTGGGCCGATCACGGTGGTATGCAGCGACTGGTACATATTCCCCTTGGGCATGGCGATATAGTCTTTAAACCGCCCGGGAATCGGCCGCCAGGAAGAATGAATCAGCCCCAGCACCTCATAGCAGCTCTTGATATCATCCACCAGAATCCGCAGGGCGGTCAGGTCATAGATCTCCTCAAAATCCACCTTCCGTTTTTCCATCTTACGGTAGATTGAATAGAGGTGTTTGCTGCGGCCCGAGACCTCACCCACAATCTGGTGTTCGACAAGTTTCTGCCGGATGGCCTCCTGAATCTCATGGATGAATGATTCCCGCTCCTGCTTCTTGCGCTGGATCTTGGTTGCCAGGTCAAAGTAGACATCCGGCTGCAGGTACCTGAACGACAGGTCCTCAAGCTCGGTCTTGATCCAGGAAATCCCCAGGCGGTGCGCAATCGGGGCGTAGATATCCATGGTCTCGCGGGAGATGGAGCGCTGCTTGGTATCAGGCTGAAACTGCAGGGTCCGCATGTTATGCAGCCGGTCAGCCAGCTTCACCAGGATCACCCGGATATCATTGGCCATGGCGATCAGCATCTTGCGGAAGTTTTCGGCCTGATTCTCTTCCTTGGTCTTGAAATGGATCTTACTGATCTTGGTTACCCCGTCAACCAGTTCGGCAACTTCCTTGCCGAACATCTCGGCCAGCTCTTCCGAGGTGGTCAGGGTATCTTCGATGGTATCATGGAGGAAACCGGTCACAATGCTGGGCACATCCAGCTTTAAACCGGCAAGCAGTCCGGCAACTTCCAGGGGATGAATGATATACGGCTCACCGGAAAGGCGGGTCTGGCCCTGATGCACCTTGGCACAGTACACGTAGGCCTTCCTGATCAGATTCAGATCAGCAGACGGGTTATAGGTTACAACCGTATCAAGGATATCGTTCAGGCGTATCATGCAGGGGTACGTGCTATCGGGTGACCAGTGTCACAAACACCGGGGGAAGGTGCAAAAATGGAGGCGCTACCAAGCGGCAGGCCTCCAGAGTTGATCCAATCATGCAGAACGCTTGCTGCTCAGCTCAGCCGACAACTTACCGGCAGCAATTTCGCGCAGCGAGGTAACCACATGGCGGTTGTTCTTGGGGTCAATCAGCGGCTTAGCCCCCTTGTAGAGCTGCTTGACCCGTTTGGAGGCCATCATGACCAGCATGAAGCGGTTATCCACTTTTTCAAGGCAATCTTCAACAGTAACCCGTGCCATCGTCTCTATCTCCTTTTGTCCACAAACGAATAATGGAGCGGTGATTATACCTATAGCTGCTCAAATATCAAACATTTTCGACACCTGACCCAACATACGTGCCGTGGTATGGCGTGCGGCAGTCACCAGTGACGCCAAGGCCTCGTGGGCCTCATCAAGCCGGTCGTTTACCACGATGTAATCATACCAGCGCGCCTCACGGATCTCCTCGGTTGCCCGCTCGATCCGGCGTTCGATTACCTCTTTGGCGTCGGAAGAGCGGGATTCAAGCCGGCGCCGCAGCTCTGCCATGCTGGGAGGCAGCACAAAGACAAACAGGCCGTTAATACCGCGGTCCTTGAGGATACGCGCCCCCTGGCAGTCAATGTCGAGCAGGATATCAATGCCGTCAATCCTGGCCTGTTCCAGCGTCGCAATGGCGGTTCCGTAAAAATTTCCATGCACCTCGGCCCACTCGGCAAAACCGTTTTCAGCAATCATCTGCTTGAAACGCTCAATCGAGACAAAATGGTAATCAACACCATCCTGCTCCCCCGGCCTGGGTTGCCGGGTCGTATAACTGACCGACTCCTTCAGTGCAGGAAAACGGCTGACCAGCCCGTTACAGAGTGTTGTCTTGCCAGCCCCGGACGGTGCTGAAATAACGATGAGAAGCCCTTCTTGCTGCATATCCCCCCCGCAGGTAAGGAACGATGATTTTTTTGTTCTGAGTGCGGCAGTTAAGAAATGGCGCGAAGGCGTACCATCAAGTACGTTGACAAGCCATTTTGAAGACTGACGTGCTCAGAGCAAAAAAAGACCGTTCCTATTCGATGTTCTGGACCTGTTCCCGCATCTTCTCCAACTCCGCCTTCATCTGCACCACCAGCGAGGTAATGGCGGAATCATTCGCCTTGGAACCGATGGTATTCACTTCACGGTTGATCTCCTGCATCAGGAAGTCAAGCTTGCGCCCAACCGGTTCCTTCAGCAGCAGGGTCTCATCAAACTGGGCAAAGTGGCTCTCCAGACGTACCAGTTCTTCCGTAATATCACAACGGTCAGCCAGCAGGGCAACCTCCTGGGCCAGCCGCTGCGGATCAAGCTCTGTCCCGCCCAGCAACTTCTCTAGCCGTTGCTGCAGCTTCTGCTGATACTCCTCAACCACCCGGGGGGCACGTTCCCGCACCTGGGCAACCAGGGCCGCCAGTTCAGTACGCCGCGCCTTCAGGTCAGCCTGCAGTGCCTCGCCTTCGCGCAGCCGCATCCCGTCCAGACCGGCAAGGGCCTGCCCAACTGCCTGCAGTACCAGCGGCAACAGATCCCCCTGGTCCTCACTGGCCGACTCCTGCAGCACATTGCGTTGAGCCAGTATCAAAGAGAGCGGAATCTCCGCCGACACATGCAACTCATGGGCAAGCTCCTGGAAGGCCTGATGATACCCCTTGGCAACCCCGTGGTTCAGCGGCGGAACCACCACCTCGCCCACAGCCGGCTCCCACTGTACAAACAGATCGGCCTTACCACGCTTGACATAGCCGCCGACCGCCTTACGTACCTCATGTTCATAGGCCAGAAAACTGCGCGGCATCTTGACCGACACCTCCCCGTAGCGGTTATTGACGGTCTTTATCTCAACCAGACAACGGCCCTGATGATCCGTTGATTCGCCTTTGCCATACCCGGTCATGCTCTTGATCATGCCTGCCTCCTCATCGTTCGTACCTACTCATATACTTCAGCTGCCCTGCTGCTGTCCATAGTGAGAACGCAGCAGCAACGATCCTCAGGTTCATGCAACTGCCTATTGACAACATCCGGGATCAATGTGCAAAGTCGTAGAACAGGTTAAAAACCGGATACATTCCATGGGGATCAAATTTCGATTCCAGCTCAGCAATGCCTGCAGGGGGCTGCCAAAGCGAGTACCCTGCCCGTACATTGAGATAACGGGTGAAACCATATGAGCCATGCCGCAAACATCCGCAGCCGGATACTGATTCCGTTGTCTCTGACCTTTCTGGTGCTGCTTTGCAGTTTCCTCTACAGCGCCTTTGCCATCCGGGGCGCCGGGATTGCCAATGAGCTGGAGCGGGAACATGGTGAAACCATCTCCATCTTTAAAGGGATGCTGTCAGCCAGAACCAGGCTGATGACAGCCGCTGCCGAGATCATACTCAAGGACCCTGCGCTGAAGCAGGCCATGCGCAGCCGGAACCGCGCTGGCCTCTACGCCGCAGCCCTGCCCTACCAGCGCAAACTGACAACCAACGATGTCACTCATTTCTATTTTCACACTCCCGACTCCAAAAACTTTTTGCGGGTTCACCAGCCGGACCGCTACGGAGACCTGATCAACCGGGATTCCATGCAGCGTGCTGTGGAGACCGGTGATGCGGCCGATGCCCTTGAGATGGGCCCCTTCGGCACCCTGACCCTGCGGCTGGTCATCCCCTGGCATGACCAAAGCGGCCTGATCGGTTATCTGGAACTAGGAACAGAGGTCAACGACATCCTTGACGATCTTGCCATTATTAACAACATTGACTATCTGGTCGTGCTCAACAAGGAGCTGCTGGACAAAAAGACCATGGCAACAGGCTATGCCTGGGTGGGAAGAAAAGTCGACTGGGAGCGTTACCCGGATAAAGTCGTTATTGCCCAGTCGATTCCAAGCATTCCACCGGCACTGGACCACCAGCTCGCAGAGGAAACAAAGAAGCTTTCCCGCAGCAGGGCCTGGAACAGCGCAGCACTCGGTAACCAGCACTACGCCTTCAGAACCTTTCCCTTTCACGAATCAAGCGGCCGCGAAATCGGAAACTTCATCCTGTTATATGACATAACCAATCAGACACGAAGTTTTCACCACTTCATCATCTATTCACTCTGCTTCAGTTGCGGCATATCGATCATACTGTTCATGTTTGCCTGGAAGATCCTGGGGCGCGTTGAGCAGACCATCGAGGAAACCCGGCAAAAATTATCAGAGGAAGTGGACAAGACCTCTGAAGCCAACAACCTGCTTGAAACTGAGATTGCCGAACGCCAGAAAGCAGAGGAGGCGCTTGTCCATCTGAATAGCCACCTTGAAGAACGGATTGCGGAGCGGACCAGACACCTTGAAGCAGCAACCGAAGCGCTTGAACTGGGACGGCATGAGCTGGAAAAGGCCTATGCAGAACTGACCTCACGGCAGGCGATTATCCTGCATCAGGACAAAATGGCCAGTATCGGTCTCCTGGCTGCCGGGGTGGCCCATGACATCAACAATCCGATCGGTTTTGTAACCAACAACCTGGAAGAGCTCAGTATCTACCTGACCCGGCTTCAGGCGTTTATTGAAGAGCAGCAGGCCATAATCCAGGCCACCGCCTCCCCTGAAGAGCTGAAAAAATTGCACGAAGACTGGAATCAACTGGGAATTGATTACATTCTCGATGATTTTGGAGCGTTGATTGCAGAGTCATTGGAGGGGGCAACCCGGGTCAGCGACATTGTCAAAAATCTGCGCAACTTCTCCCGTGTCGATGACTTTGCCTTCAAGCAGGCTGATATCAATGAGTGCCTGGAAAACTCAATCAAGATCACCCATCATGAATTGCGGCATAAAGCGCAGGTACATCGGCAGTTTGGCGAGATTCCAAAAATTTTATGCTGCCCGCAGCAGCTGAACCAGGCCTTCATGAATCTGCTGGTCAATGCTGCCCATGCCATTGACAAACGTGGCGACGTAACACTTAAAAG includes these proteins:
- a CDS encoding RidA family protein: MKSIATDKAPAAIGPYSQAVVAGGLLFCSGQIPLDPVSGEMVTGTVEQETGRVMENLRGVLEAAGSDFDQVVKTTIYLTDMADFPLVNQVYGQYFPGVKPARATVAVAALPRGARVEVEAVAIAQN
- a CDS encoding RelA/SpoT family protein, with the translated sequence MIRLNDILDTVVTYNPSADLNLIRKAYVYCAKVHQGQTRLSGEPYIIHPLEVAGLLAGLKLDVPSIVTGFLHDTIEDTLTTSEELAEMFGKEVAELVDGVTKISKIHFKTKEENQAENFRKMLIAMANDIRVILVKLADRLHNMRTLQFQPDTKQRSISRETMDIYAPIAHRLGISWIKTELEDLSFRYLQPDVYFDLATKIQRKKQERESFIHEIQEAIRQKLVEHQIVGEVSGRSKHLYSIYRKMEKRKVDFEEIYDLTALRILVDDIKSCYEVLGLIHSSWRPIPGRFKDYIAMPKGNMYQSLHTTVIGPHGDRMEVQIRTHEMHRVAEAGIAAHWKYKEGKGYDEKEVKRFAWLRQLLEWQQELQDSREFMDSVKVELFPEEVYVFTPKGDVKGFPKGSTPIDFAYAVHTDVGHRCVGAKVNGKLVPLKHELQNGDIVEVITSPHHTPSKDWLKIVRSSRARNKIRAWIKIEERKRSIVLGRELCEKEFRKYSLNLQKVIKGGELRKIANEYGFNSEDDLLAAMGYGKVSAGQVIGKLIPEERLQVRQDQKESRITSVINKLKGRSSSAVEVGGMEDIMIRYAKCCNPLPGDEIVGFITRGQGVTIHTADCPFVAESDPERRIDVTWAKGKSAALPVRLRVFCMDEKGILANMTLAITNAEANIVSAQIKSTVDKRGENIFELNVTDLTHLNKVVNALMKVKGVMKVERVKS
- the rpoZ gene encoding DNA-directed RNA polymerase subunit omega produces the protein MARVTVEDCLEKVDNRFMLVMMASKRVKQLYKGAKPLIDPKNNRHVVTSLREIAAGKLSAELSSKRSA
- a CDS encoding YdcF family protein translates to MKIFKALLSLLMLALLIVTALFIDFTYKTFSARPRQVQADAIVVLAGGKGRVDEGVRLFRERRATWLFLVGVDPTVRKSDLYRPKPGDPSADNVVLEKLSRNTLENAIYGRDILVEHKVRSVLLITSRYHLKRSAILFRNALPPEVAVYPYPVDSSNVKEEWWHHLGTFRLLFSEFYKYCIFRVFFLFSPGELRPVSL
- the gmk gene encoding guanylate kinase, with protein sequence MQQEGLLIVISAPSGAGKTTLCNGLVSRFPALKESVSYTTRQPRPGEQDGVDYHFVSIERFKQMIAENGFAEWAEVHGNFYGTAIATLEQARIDGIDILLDIDCQGARILKDRGINGLFVFVLPPSMAELRRRLESRSSDAKEVIERRIERATEEIREARWYDYIVVNDRLDEAHEALASLVTAARHTTARMLGQVSKMFDI
- the rpmB gene encoding 50S ribosomal protein L28, which produces MSRKCEICGKGPSTGNNVSHANNKTRTTWYPNLQKVKAKAANGSVSTIKVCTRCIRSGSVTKAL
- a CDS encoding YicC/YloC family endoribonuclease, with the translated sequence MIKSMTGYGKGESTDHQGRCLVEIKTVNNRYGEVSVKMPRSFLAYEHEVRKAVGGYVKRGKADLFVQWEPAVGEVVVPPLNHGVAKGYHQAFQELAHELHVSAEIPLSLILAQRNVLQESASEDQGDLLPLVLQAVGQALAGLDGMRLREGEALQADLKARRTELAALVAQVRERAPRVVEEYQQKLQQRLEKLLGGTELDPQRLAQEVALLADRCDITEELVRLESHFAQFDETLLLKEPVGRKLDFLMQEINREVNTIGSKANDSAITSLVVQMKAELEKMREQVQNIE